In Spirochaeta thermophila DSM 6578, the following proteins share a genomic window:
- a CDS encoding 4Fe-4S binding protein, with translation MAIKVVPHRCPQNHPCPAVRMCPRGALVQRGYRAPQVDPSRCTGCGLCVRFCGFGAIQPA, from the coding sequence ATGGCGATCAAGGTCGTACCGCACAGGTGTCCGCAGAACCACCCGTGCCCGGCGGTGAGGATGTGCCCCAGGGGGGCGCTCGTGCAGCGGGGATACCGCGCACCCCAGGTGGATCCCTCCCGGTGCACTGGGTGTGGATTGTGCGTGCGGTTCTGCGGGTTTGGGGCCATTCAACCCGCATGA
- a CDS encoding NFACT RNA binding domain-containing protein: MSFNWKEVDYALKALSLRGALVQDIFQPDFKHLGLKLYLPGRSFTLLFRMDQSGVAFFPLTTKLPRLPHPQRFTQFLRAHIRGGKITGAYQIGRERLIRIAVAREGTTTLLWIRLWATAPNIIVTDEEMTILDCMFRRPRRGEVSGERFDPWPQLMRTYKDEDPRFSVRFLDEASSSEEWFSRMEASYLETDRGARVEKLKADLVRLLERRITTLRATLMELTSRRERIRDAERYKEYGDLIITNLWQIPRGQEWIEVEDYFRGGTVRIPLDPALGPQENAERYYREHRRLLQQEENLAARMQDVSRDLSHHERLLEQIPSMGEEDLETLSRTFLKETRAREKDTGVPGLHVLSHGFLIIVGRNAKESDEVLRHHARGNDLWLHVRDWPGGHVIIRSQKGKEIPHPVILDAAQLAVHFSKAKHEEVVDLYCTHVKYLRRAKHGTLGTVIPTREKNIAVRRDPARISSLLQREEMREEPPST, from the coding sequence ATGTCCTTCAACTGGAAAGAGGTGGACTACGCTCTCAAGGCCCTCTCACTCCGGGGGGCCCTCGTTCAGGACATCTTCCAACCCGATTTCAAACACCTGGGCCTCAAGCTCTATCTCCCGGGACGCTCTTTCACCCTCCTCTTTCGAATGGACCAGTCCGGCGTGGCATTCTTTCCACTCACCACAAAACTCCCCCGGCTCCCCCATCCTCAGCGGTTCACCCAGTTCCTCAGGGCCCACATCCGCGGGGGAAAGATCACCGGTGCTTACCAGATAGGGAGGGAGCGTCTCATCCGGATCGCGGTGGCTCGCGAAGGCACCACCACCCTCCTCTGGATCCGCCTCTGGGCCACGGCTCCCAACATCATCGTCACCGATGAGGAGATGACCATCCTCGACTGCATGTTCCGTCGGCCGCGCAGAGGCGAAGTCTCGGGAGAGCGCTTCGACCCCTGGCCACAGCTCATGCGCACCTATAAGGACGAGGACCCCCGCTTCTCGGTCCGCTTCCTCGATGAGGCATCCTCCTCCGAAGAGTGGTTTTCACGTATGGAAGCCTCCTATCTGGAGACGGACCGGGGAGCGCGGGTGGAGAAACTGAAGGCAGACCTCGTCCGTCTCCTCGAACGAAGAATCACCACCCTTCGAGCGACCCTCATGGAACTCACCTCTCGGCGGGAACGCATCCGGGATGCGGAACGCTACAAGGAATACGGAGATCTCATCATCACCAACCTCTGGCAGATCCCCCGCGGCCAGGAATGGATCGAGGTGGAGGACTACTTCCGAGGCGGCACGGTGAGGATCCCCCTTGATCCCGCCCTCGGCCCGCAGGAAAACGCCGAGCGCTACTATCGCGAGCACCGCAGGCTCCTCCAGCAGGAGGAGAACCTCGCCGCGCGCATGCAGGACGTCTCCAGGGACCTCAGCCACCACGAGCGCCTTCTCGAACAGATCCCCTCCATGGGAGAAGAGGATCTCGAGACCCTCTCCCGCACCTTCCTGAAGGAGACGCGAGCACGGGAGAAGGACACCGGGGTACCCGGCCTCCACGTCCTCTCCCATGGTTTTCTCATCATCGTGGGCCGTAACGCGAAAGAGAGCGACGAGGTGCTCCGGCACCATGCGCGGGGCAACGACCTGTGGCTCCACGTGCGCGATTGGCCGGGCGGTCACGTGATCATACGGTCTCAGAAAGGGAAGGAGATCCCCCACCCCGTGATCCTCGATGCAGCCCAGCTCGCCGTCCACTTCAGTAAGGCGAAACACGAAGAGGTGGTCGACCTCTACTGTACCCACGTGAAGTATCTCAGGAGGGCCAAGCACGGTACCCTGGGAACCGTCATCCCCACCCGGGAGAAGAACATCGCCGTGCGCAGGGATCCGGCCCGCATCTCTTCCCTCCTCCAGAGGGAAGAGATGCGGGAGGAGCCTCCCTCAACTTGA
- the hisD gene encoding histidinol dehydrogenase translates to MDLKVNVYVWGDLSPEERRKLLSRSEEDIARVEEAVRPVVEAVRTEGDAALLRFTRQFDGVVLSPDRLRVTEEEFKAAEEALPEEIRESLDYVIENVERFHRTQVPEPSPMVEVRPGVMAGERATPVPSCGLYVPRGRGSFPSMVYMLAVPARLAGVPRVVMVTPPEKDGSVNPACLYAARRCGVHEVYRVGGAQAIAALAYGTESIAPVSMITGPGSAYVTAAKRLVAHVVHTGLPAGPSESVILADESADPWKVALDLLVEAEHGADSAALLVTPSRELAGQVEAHLLSCIPRLPSPRREFVQAVFSGYGGIILVDSIEEGAEVVNEWAPEHLQLRTSDLFATLKLIRNAGEILLGEHLPFSLANYATGPNAVLPTGRKAKVFSPVSVRDFLKFSSVIHVSEEGLAELGPHVVRLAEYEGFPAHAAAIVHRDTPGSYSPRG, encoded by the coding sequence ATGGATCTTAAGGTGAACGTCTACGTATGGGGGGACCTTTCCCCTGAGGAACGCCGCAAGCTCCTCTCCCGTTCAGAGGAAGATATTGCCCGGGTTGAGGAGGCGGTGCGGCCGGTGGTGGAAGCGGTGCGGACTGAAGGGGATGCGGCCCTCCTCAGGTTCACCCGGCAATTCGATGGGGTGGTACTCTCACCCGATCGGCTCAGGGTCACCGAGGAGGAGTTTAAGGCCGCAGAGGAGGCCCTCCCGGAGGAGATCAGGGAGAGTCTCGACTATGTGATAGAGAATGTGGAGCGCTTCCACCGCACGCAGGTGCCGGAGCCTTCCCCCATGGTGGAGGTACGTCCCGGGGTGATGGCGGGTGAGCGGGCCACGCCCGTGCCTTCGTGCGGGCTCTACGTGCCCCGGGGCCGGGGGAGCTTCCCCTCCATGGTGTACATGCTCGCCGTACCGGCGAGGCTCGCAGGGGTGCCCCGTGTGGTGATGGTAACCCCACCTGAGAAGGACGGCTCGGTCAACCCGGCGTGTCTGTATGCAGCGAGGCGCTGCGGGGTACACGAGGTCTACCGCGTGGGTGGCGCCCAGGCCATCGCCGCCCTCGCCTACGGCACTGAGTCGATCGCCCCTGTGTCGATGATCACCGGTCCGGGGAGCGCGTATGTGACGGCGGCAAAGCGGCTCGTGGCGCACGTGGTCCACACAGGCCTCCCTGCCGGCCCCTCTGAGTCGGTGATCCTCGCGGATGAGAGCGCAGACCCGTGGAAGGTGGCGCTCGACCTCCTCGTGGAGGCCGAGCACGGCGCAGACTCGGCCGCCCTGCTCGTGACACCGTCGCGGGAGCTTGCCGGTCAGGTGGAGGCACACCTTCTGTCGTGCATTCCCCGCCTCCCTTCACCCCGCAGGGAGTTCGTCCAGGCGGTGTTCTCAGGGTACGGCGGGATCATCCTGGTGGATTCGATCGAGGAGGGGGCCGAGGTGGTGAACGAGTGGGCTCCGGAACACCTGCAACTGCGCACCAGCGATCTCTTCGCCACCCTGAAGCTCATCAGAAACGCCGGCGAGATCCTGCTGGGTGAGCACCTCCCCTTCAGCCTCGCAAACTATGCCACAGGGCCCAATGCCGTATTGCCCACAGGGAGAAAGGCAAAGGTCTTCTCTCCGGTCTCGGTGCGCGATTTTCTCAAGTTCTCGTCGGTGATCCACGTGAGCGAGGAGGGGCTCGCCGAACTGGGGCCGCACGTGGTGCGTCTGGCCGAGTATGAGGGGTTTCCGGCCCATGCGGCTGCGATTGTGCACAGAGATACTCCCGGCTCCTATTCACCCCGAGGTTGA
- a CDS encoding TIGR00266 family protein encodes MADRIDYTIHGDDMQLVEVILDPGEGVRAEAGAMLYMEEGITMDTRMEGGLLGGFKRILAGESFFITNFVNTGSRRAAVAFAAPYPGKIVPLDLGTLGGRFICQKDAFLCAAVGIDISIVFTRRLGAGFFGGEGFILEELRGDGWAFIHAGGTIVEKRLAAGETLRVDTGCFVGCSPPVDYDVRFVGGFRNALFGGEGLFLTELTGPGVVYLQSLPLARLADRILAGQVQRKGEGGPRMIGSFFGE; translated from the coding sequence ATGGCAGACCGTATAGACTATACGATTCACGGTGACGACATGCAGCTTGTGGAGGTGATCCTCGATCCCGGGGAGGGGGTGCGAGCCGAAGCGGGAGCCATGCTCTACATGGAAGAAGGGATCACCATGGATACCCGGATGGAGGGCGGGCTGCTCGGAGGGTTCAAACGCATCCTCGCGGGAGAGAGCTTCTTTATCACCAACTTTGTGAACACGGGCTCACGGAGGGCGGCGGTGGCCTTCGCAGCCCCCTATCCGGGTAAGATCGTGCCGCTCGACCTCGGCACGCTCGGCGGGCGGTTCATCTGCCAGAAAGACGCCTTCCTGTGCGCCGCGGTCGGTATCGATATCAGTATAGTCTTCACCAGGCGGTTAGGAGCCGGCTTCTTCGGCGGTGAAGGGTTCATCCTGGAGGAGCTAAGAGGTGATGGCTGGGCCTTTATACATGCAGGAGGCACCATTGTGGAGAAACGGCTTGCGGCCGGTGAGACGTTGAGGGTAGACACGGGGTGCTTTGTGGGGTGCTCTCCCCCAGTGGACTACGATGTGCGATTTGTGGGAGGCTTCAGGAACGCCCTTTTCGGAGGGGAGGGGCTCTTCCTTACAGAGCTTACCGGGCCGGGTGTAGTCTACCTCCAGAGCCTGCCGCTCGCCCGGCTCGCGGACAGGATCCTTGCGGGGCAGGTTCAGCGAAAGGGGGAGGGGGGACCGAGGATGATAGGCTCGTTCTTCGGCGAATAA
- a CDS encoding ABC-ATPase domain-containing protein, which yields MQRADVLRNTLRRIDGAGYKAYKDIEGAYDFDDFVLIIDHVQGDPFAAPSRVRVRIPQRVAGFPEAAYRPKSREVALRDYITRIFAREAGRFQRPRATGKSGVISIDRPGQEILERTSCFVNDREVELRFTVGLPAFGRRIAGRIAQEMFFEDIPALVRRAGLYRSIQGRSLVEHLKTNEDADALRAELSKAGIVAFVADGAILPRESGVSQKPLSAGTVVPFESPPSLRVEFTLPNRGKITGMGIPHGVTLIVGGGYHGKSTLLNALEMGVYNHIPGDGREFCVTIPEAVKIRAEDGRRIEKVDISPFISHLPFGKDTTSFSTEDASGSTSQAANIIEALEAGAKLLFIDEDTSATNFMIRDHRMQELVSKDHEPITPFIDKVRLMLRDYGVSTVMVIGGSGDYFDVADRVVCLIEYRPYEVTAKAKEIAQRYRTDRRQEGGERFGMITPRVPLSESFDPSKGKREVKISPKGLTSIHFGTHEIDLGAVEQLASVSQTRAIGDAIYYATRYMDGRRPLAEILDRVMEDVAREGLDVLSPFPVGDYAAFRRFELAAAIDRLRTLKVRQLRESS from the coding sequence ATGCAACGAGCAGATGTGCTCAGGAATACCCTGCGCAGGATCGACGGCGCAGGATACAAGGCCTATAAGGACATAGAAGGTGCGTACGACTTCGACGACTTCGTGCTCATCATAGACCATGTCCAGGGCGATCCCTTTGCGGCACCCAGCAGGGTTCGGGTCCGTATCCCCCAGCGCGTGGCAGGCTTTCCTGAGGCGGCCTACCGGCCTAAGAGCAGGGAGGTGGCCCTTCGGGACTACATCACCAGGATCTTCGCCCGGGAGGCCGGCCGGTTTCAACGACCCCGCGCCACGGGTAAGAGCGGGGTCATCAGCATCGACCGGCCGGGACAGGAGATCCTCGAGCGTACGAGCTGCTTCGTGAACGACAGGGAGGTGGAGCTCCGCTTCACCGTGGGGCTGCCCGCCTTCGGGCGGAGGATCGCCGGCAGGATCGCCCAGGAGATGTTCTTCGAGGACATCCCGGCGTTGGTGCGGAGGGCGGGGCTCTACCGTTCCATCCAGGGGAGGAGCCTGGTGGAGCACCTCAAGACCAACGAGGACGCCGATGCCCTGAGGGCCGAGCTCTCGAAGGCAGGGATCGTTGCCTTCGTGGCGGACGGCGCCATCCTCCCGAGGGAGAGCGGAGTGAGCCAGAAGCCCCTTTCCGCGGGGACGGTGGTGCCTTTCGAATCGCCCCCTTCCCTCAGGGTGGAGTTCACCCTCCCCAACCGGGGAAAGATCACCGGCATGGGGATCCCCCATGGAGTCACGCTCATCGTGGGAGGGGGCTACCACGGCAAGTCCACCCTCCTCAACGCTCTCGAGATGGGGGTCTACAATCACATCCCGGGTGACGGGAGGGAGTTCTGCGTCACCATCCCCGAGGCCGTGAAGATCCGGGCCGAAGACGGCCGCCGTATCGAGAAGGTGGATATCTCTCCCTTCATCTCGCACCTGCCGTTCGGCAAGGACACCACCAGCTTCTCCACCGAGGATGCGAGCGGGAGCACCTCCCAGGCGGCCAACATCATCGAGGCCCTCGAGGCAGGGGCCAAGCTCCTTTTCATCGATGAGGACACCTCGGCCACCAACTTCATGATCAGGGATCACCGGATGCAGGAGCTGGTCTCCAAGGACCATGAGCCGATCACCCCCTTCATCGACAAGGTGCGGCTCATGCTTCGCGACTACGGCGTCTCCACGGTGATGGTGATAGGCGGATCCGGCGACTACTTCGACGTGGCCGATCGGGTGGTGTGCCTCATCGAGTACCGACCGTACGAGGTGACGGCCAAGGCCAAGGAGATCGCCCAGCGGTACCGGACCGACCGCCGCCAGGAGGGCGGGGAGAGGTTCGGGATGATCACCCCCCGTGTCCCGCTCTCGGAGAGCTTTGATCCGAGCAAGGGGAAGCGGGAGGTGAAGATCTCTCCCAAGGGCCTCACCTCCATCCACTTCGGTACGCACGAGATCGACTTGGGGGCGGTGGAGCAGCTCGCGAGTGTGAGCCAGACCAGGGCCATAGGGGATGCCATCTACTACGCCACCAGGTACATGGACGGCCGCAGGCCCCTCGCCGAGATCCTCGATCGCGTCATGGAGGATGTGGCCCGTGAGGGGCTCGACGTGCTCTCTCCTTTCCCCGTGGGCGACTATGCCGCGTTCCGCCGATTCGAGCTTGCGGCCGCCATCGACCGTCTGCGGACCCTCAAGGTGCGTCAGCTCCGGGAGAGCTCCTGA
- the amt gene encoding ammonium transporter — protein sequence MEPNVGDLLWITVAAGLVFLMQAGFTMLEAGFTRSKNSINVAIKNLADVGISSVGFWAVGFGLMFGTTWQGLTGRDHFLFLPNEGLAGVWEAAFFLFQLMFAATCTTIVSGAVAERMRFAAYLVVSTVITVVVYPVFGHWAWGGALFGSPEGWLVRRGFVDFAGSTVVHSMGGWVALAAVLIIGPRKGRFEEGARMQGSNIPIAVLGALLLWLGWFGFNGGSTLALDDQVPGIILRTSLAGAAGLMAAMAAGWVLTGRADVSHVINGSIAGLVAITANCHAVTEAEALIIGAVGGLVMLGSLRLLEQLRIDDVVGAIPVHLAAGIWGTLAVGLFGDPALLGTGLPFWEQVGVQTLGVAVAGVWGFGVSYLLLRLIDRFFPLRVPPEAEEMGLNVAEHGATTELYDLFTTLTEQARTGDLSLRVPEDPFTEVGQIARAYNRVMDRLQETTVDRDEYVRLLSVMRTGLCVIDRDGRIAPHYSRAFLEIFELSEEEVSRLTFLDILKSRVPERTYTSLSEFLEVMWAPHVDEEVARSLSPFRELDLFCPHGHRFTHKVIRAEVQRIWGGEAITHLLFVIEDITEQALLERELQEKERRTASEMEMFYHILHTHPVILDQFLQSVEEDLTTIAEICERESDDPERALSLIYRYVHSIKGDAYAVGLDPIGETAHQIEEHILKMRESGTCSEEALVDLGVKMGEIRTLLERALSLKERLLAFHRESTEAPTSDPIVFDVERFLERIRTEEGKRVRVDFSAYHREEIPLEIYKPVKDMVLQCVRNAVAHGIEDEAEREARGKAAEGCIRISTSREEEVLRIIVEDDGRGMDLARLRARLLERGLIAPDAPPREVLRALFTHGASSRDEADALAGRGAGLPLIGTLVRRLGGRIALTSTPGRGTRIVITLPCSPASHIPTPGMRDQELSRS from the coding sequence ATGGAACCGAACGTAGGAGATCTGCTCTGGATCACCGTGGCCGCCGGGCTCGTCTTCCTCATGCAGGCCGGGTTCACCATGCTCGAGGCGGGATTCACCCGTTCGAAGAACAGCATCAACGTGGCGATCAAGAACCTCGCCGACGTGGGGATCTCCTCGGTGGGGTTCTGGGCGGTCGGCTTCGGGCTCATGTTCGGCACCACCTGGCAGGGCCTCACGGGACGCGACCACTTCCTCTTCCTCCCCAACGAGGGCCTCGCCGGGGTGTGGGAGGCGGCCTTCTTCCTCTTCCAGCTCATGTTCGCCGCCACGTGCACCACCATCGTCTCGGGCGCCGTGGCCGAGAGGATGCGCTTCGCCGCCTACCTGGTGGTGAGCACCGTGATCACCGTGGTGGTCTACCCGGTCTTCGGCCACTGGGCATGGGGCGGCGCCCTCTTCGGATCGCCCGAGGGGTGGCTCGTGCGGAGGGGGTTTGTGGACTTCGCGGGATCCACGGTGGTCCACAGCATGGGCGGCTGGGTGGCCCTCGCCGCAGTCCTCATCATAGGGCCGAGGAAGGGGCGGTTCGAGGAGGGGGCCCGGATGCAGGGGAGCAACATCCCCATCGCAGTGCTGGGCGCCCTCCTCCTCTGGCTGGGCTGGTTCGGGTTCAACGGGGGCAGCACCCTCGCCCTCGACGACCAGGTGCCGGGGATCATCCTGCGCACCTCGCTCGCAGGAGCGGCGGGCCTCATGGCCGCGATGGCCGCAGGATGGGTCCTCACCGGCAGGGCCGACGTCTCGCACGTGATCAACGGCTCCATCGCAGGGCTCGTGGCCATCACCGCCAACTGCCACGCGGTCACCGAGGCAGAGGCCCTCATCATCGGAGCGGTCGGCGGCCTGGTCATGCTCGGCTCCCTCCGGCTGCTCGAGCAGCTCAGGATCGACGACGTGGTGGGTGCCATCCCCGTCCACCTCGCCGCAGGGATCTGGGGCACCCTCGCGGTGGGGCTCTTCGGTGACCCCGCGCTCCTGGGAACGGGGCTTCCCTTCTGGGAACAAGTGGGCGTGCAGACCCTGGGCGTGGCAGTGGCCGGGGTGTGGGGGTTCGGTGTCTCGTACCTCCTCCTGCGCCTCATAGACCGCTTCTTCCCCTTGCGGGTTCCCCCCGAAGCAGAGGAGATGGGGCTCAACGTGGCCGAGCACGGCGCCACCACCGAGCTCTACGACCTGTTCACCACCCTCACCGAACAGGCCAGGACCGGCGACCTCTCGCTCCGCGTGCCCGAAGACCCCTTCACCGAGGTGGGACAGATCGCGCGGGCCTACAACCGGGTGATGGACCGCCTCCAGGAGACCACCGTGGACCGGGACGAGTACGTGCGTCTCCTCTCCGTGATGCGGACCGGTCTGTGCGTCATCGACAGGGACGGGAGGATCGCCCCCCACTATTCCAGGGCCTTCCTCGAGATCTTCGAGCTCAGTGAGGAGGAGGTATCCCGCCTCACCTTCCTCGATATCCTCAAGTCGAGGGTGCCCGAACGCACCTACACCTCGCTCTCCGAGTTCCTCGAGGTGATGTGGGCACCCCACGTGGACGAGGAGGTGGCCCGGTCGCTCAGCCCCTTCCGGGAGCTCGACCTCTTCTGTCCCCACGGACATCGGTTCACCCACAAGGTCATCAGGGCCGAGGTTCAGAGGATATGGGGAGGGGAGGCCATCACCCACCTCCTCTTCGTGATCGAGGACATCACGGAACAGGCCCTGCTGGAACGCGAGCTCCAGGAAAAGGAACGGCGCACCGCCTCCGAGATGGAGATGTTCTACCACATCCTCCACACGCACCCTGTGATCCTCGATCAGTTCCTCCAGAGCGTGGAGGAAGACCTGACCACCATCGCAGAGATCTGCGAGCGCGAGTCGGACGACCCGGAACGAGCCCTCTCCCTCATCTACCGCTACGTCCACAGCATAAAGGGAGACGCCTATGCCGTGGGACTCGATCCGATAGGGGAGACGGCCCACCAGATAGAGGAGCACATCCTTAAGATGCGGGAGTCCGGGACGTGTTCGGAGGAGGCCCTCGTGGACCTGGGGGTGAAGATGGGCGAGATCCGCACCCTCCTCGAGCGTGCACTCAGCCTCAAGGAACGGCTCCTCGCCTTCCACAGGGAGAGCACCGAGGCCCCCACGAGCGACCCCATCGTCTTCGACGTGGAGCGGTTCCTGGAGCGGATCAGAACGGAGGAAGGGAAACGGGTGCGGGTGGACTTCAGCGCCTACCACAGGGAGGAGATCCCCCTCGAGATCTACAAACCGGTGAAGGACATGGTCCTCCAGTGCGTGCGGAACGCCGTCGCCCACGGGATAGAGGACGAGGCCGAACGTGAGGCGCGGGGAAAGGCGGCCGAGGGGTGTATCCGCATCAGCACCTCCCGCGAAGAGGAGGTGCTCCGCATCATCGTGGAGGACGACGGCCGCGGCATGGACCTCGCACGCCTGAGAGCGCGGCTCCTGGAGCGGGGACTCATCGCCCCCGATGCCCCACCCAGGGAGGTGCTGAGGGCCCTCTTCACCCACGGGGCCTCCTCAAGGGACGAGGCGGATGCCCTCGCCGGACGGGGGGCAGGGCTCCCCCTCATCGGCACCCTGGTCCGCAGGCTGGGAGGAAGAATCGCGCTCACCAGCACCCCGGGCCGGGGGACGCGGATCGTCATCACCCTCCCCTGCTCCCCCGCCTCCCACATCCCCACCCCCGGGATGCGGGATCAGGAGCTCTCCCGGAGCTGA
- the amrB gene encoding AmmeMemoRadiSam system protein B, whose amino-acid sequence MNQGRNALTQTEELVREPIVEGIFYPDAADTLEARLDALLSRPSPESPPPRPFALIVPHATWDYVGDLLGAAFAHVLPWREHFRRVVLWGPTHREPFPTLFLPGSTLFATPLGPLALDLPATQEALASSTAFAVDDLSHMEEHCLEVVFPFLRSILPHAPILPVLVGAPLLTLAETLARALYLIYATEWEHTLFVVSTNLTPFAPRKDNARRAEELIRTLLSTPSHTLLSRIRTQHNPEKLLLLVWPLLMLAEALEIPLSFHLLGRETSPPEDGHTVEYASFLVTGGNDHETH is encoded by the coding sequence ATGAACCAAGGACGCAATGCCCTCACCCAGACCGAGGAACTCGTGAGAGAGCCCATCGTCGAAGGCATTTTCTACCCCGACGCTGCCGACACACTCGAGGCGCGTCTCGATGCCCTCCTCTCCCGCCCTTCCCCCGAGAGCCCCCCGCCCCGTCCCTTCGCCCTCATCGTGCCCCACGCCACCTGGGACTACGTGGGCGACCTTCTGGGGGCCGCATTCGCGCACGTACTCCCCTGGCGCGAACACTTCCGCCGTGTGGTCCTCTGGGGCCCCACCCACCGCGAGCCATTCCCCACCCTCTTTCTTCCCGGATCCACGCTCTTCGCCACCCCCTTGGGCCCTCTCGCACTCGACCTCCCCGCCACCCAGGAGGCCCTCGCCTCCAGCACCGCCTTTGCGGTGGACGATCTCTCCCACATGGAGGAACACTGTCTGGAGGTCGTCTTCCCCTTCCTGCGGAGCATCCTCCCCCACGCCCCCATCCTCCCCGTACTCGTCGGCGCCCCCCTCCTGACCCTCGCCGAGACCCTCGCCCGCGCCCTCTACCTCATCTACGCCACCGAATGGGAGCACACCCTCTTCGTGGTGAGCACCAATCTCACCCCCTTCGCCCCGCGGAAAGACAACGCACGCCGTGCGGAAGAACTCATCCGCACCCTCCTCTCCACGCCGTCCCACACCCTTCTCTCCCGCATCCGCACCCAGCACAACCCGGAAAAGCTCCTCCTCCTGGTCTGGCCCCTCCTCATGCTCGCCGAAGCCCTCGAAATCCCCCTCTCCTTCCACCTGCTGGGCAGGGAGACGAGCCCTCCCGAGGACGGCCACACGG
- a CDS encoding bifunctional folylpolyglutamate synthase/dihydrofolate synthase translates to MRLRLCTEILPAPIHPEVEEAFRYLERFANFERRPGEVREFRLDRVRALCGLFGHPEEELSFAHVAGSKGKGSTCHYFARALEASGFCTGLYTSPHLVSYTERITQAGRQWPPEVYLDALAQLRRRLEGTAEGRALLPEVTTFELLTVLGFLVFKEMGCKWVVLETGMGGRLDATNVVQPKVTVITHLELEHTEYLGDTIEKIAFEKAGIIKPGVPVVVAPQEAGAMRVIEGRAGELGAQVVRVVGRQDGGEDADGGGAGEGGQVVRWEAAKGERGLDLRVRWEDGLVVHTGLSTPLLVQAENAALAAAAWRVCVPEGEVGALAQGLGRATLPGRLQQVAEDPDVWVDGSHTRDSVRAVVEALGRRYGWGEVVGVFGCVAGKDARGMLGELGRLCREVVVTRAGRFRESRPEEVGRMAEGVVRAVVVAEEEGALREALRRSEGRPVLVTGSFYLAGEVLKVLSRWASA, encoded by the coding sequence ATGCGGCTGCGATTGTGCACAGAGATACTCCCGGCTCCTATTCACCCCGAGGTTGAGGAGGCCTTCCGCTACCTGGAACGGTTCGCCAACTTTGAGCGGCGGCCGGGCGAGGTGCGGGAGTTCAGACTCGACCGGGTGCGGGCGCTCTGCGGGCTCTTCGGACACCCGGAGGAGGAGCTTTCCTTTGCCCATGTGGCGGGATCGAAGGGCAAGGGCTCGACGTGCCACTATTTCGCCCGGGCCCTGGAGGCCTCCGGATTCTGTACTGGGCTCTACACCTCCCCCCACCTGGTCTCCTACACCGAACGCATCACGCAGGCAGGGCGTCAGTGGCCTCCTGAGGTCTACCTCGATGCCCTTGCGCAGCTCAGGAGACGGCTCGAAGGGACGGCGGAGGGGAGGGCGCTCCTCCCTGAGGTGACGACGTTCGAACTGCTCACGGTGCTGGGGTTTCTCGTCTTCAAGGAGATGGGATGCAAGTGGGTGGTGCTGGAGACGGGGATGGGGGGAAGGCTCGATGCCACCAATGTGGTGCAGCCAAAGGTGACGGTGATTACGCACCTCGAGCTGGAGCACACGGAGTACCTGGGGGATACGATCGAGAAGATTGCCTTCGAGAAGGCGGGGATCATCAAACCGGGCGTGCCGGTGGTGGTGGCACCACAGGAGGCGGGGGCGATGCGGGTGATCGAGGGGCGGGCGGGGGAGCTGGGGGCACAGGTGGTGCGGGTGGTGGGGAGGCAGGATGGAGGGGAGGATGCCGACGGAGGAGGGGCCGGGGAAGGCGGCCAGGTGGTGCGGTGGGAGGCTGCGAAGGGGGAGAGAGGGCTTGACCTGCGCGTGAGGTGGGAGGACGGGCTCGTGGTGCACACCGGGCTCTCCACACCGCTCCTCGTACAGGCGGAGAACGCGGCGCTCGCTGCAGCAGCGTGGCGGGTGTGCGTGCCGGAGGGGGAGGTGGGGGCGCTGGCGCAGGGGCTGGGGAGGGCGACCCTCCCGGGCAGGCTCCAGCAGGTAGCAGAGGACCCGGATGTGTGGGTGGATGGATCGCACACGCGCGACTCGGTGCGGGCCGTGGTGGAGGCGCTGGGGCGGAGGTATGGGTGGGGGGAGGTGGTGGGGGTGTTTGGGTGCGTGGCGGGGAAGGATGCGCGGGGGATGCTGGGGGAGCTGGGGCGGCTGTGCAGGGAGGTGGTGGTGACGAGGGCGGGCCGGTTCAGGGAGAGCAGGCCGGAGGAGGTGGGGAGGATGGCGGAGGGGGTGGTGCGGGCCGTGGTGGTGGCGGAGGAGGAAGGGGCGCTGAGGGAGGCGCTGCGGAGGAGCGAGGGACGGCCCGTGCTGGTCACAGGTTCCTTCTACCTCGCTGGCGAGGTGCTCAAGGTGCTCTCACGGTGGGCGAGTGCATAA